One segment of Deinococcus sp. Leaf326 DNA contains the following:
- a CDS encoding recombinase family protein, whose protein sequence is MSTAAQADRYGPERQRSDILGEADRAGLRITDWIEESVSGADEERGLENQYFALARDHPGLRVIWSHPNRVGRHVEVTVGIVRRLHKLGAVVHIAGIGNLRDRRNWREFIRDAVEAENDYSTIVYNLSAGKFAKAQRNMWPHGKQPFGYRLVRDERGRSTTLEPHPDDAPVYRTIVEMSLAGHGAQAIADHLNQLQVPNIRPIGVGRQSYGWGGTPVRTILSNPRYLGRMEYTGPDGQTTTVTYPPLITPEQWQAVQEGTADRLRQRSSRSDYPALFAGHLTCSSCGSTMSLEVDRPVGAQKRYARYVCHWHNKRKARAARGQPLCLGETRWRVTTLDEMGWRFLVYNLTQPEILLQLLDVGDLPLPDYSRRLEEIDAEMAKVLDMSVRLGLPESVALLRLVPLQEERARLQAVEAPVPRVITPEDAATMAQGFAERLARFETFEERRSALRRWRVRLSVDMDGIAGIQLRPGE, encoded by the coding sequence GTGAGCACCGCTGCCCAGGCCGACCGCTACGGTCCCGAGCGTCAGCGGTCCGACATTCTGGGCGAAGCCGACCGCGCCGGGCTGAGAATTACCGACTGGATCGAGGAATCTGTCAGCGGGGCCGACGAGGAGCGCGGCCTGGAGAACCAGTATTTCGCCCTTGCCCGGGACCATCCAGGCCTGCGCGTGATCTGGAGTCACCCCAATCGGGTGGGTCGTCACGTCGAGGTCACAGTCGGGATCGTCCGGCGGTTGCACAAGCTGGGCGCGGTCGTCCATATCGCCGGGATCGGCAACCTGCGCGACCGGCGCAACTGGCGCGAATTCATCCGGGACGCGGTCGAGGCGGAGAACGACTACAGCACCATCGTTTACAACCTGTCCGCGGGCAAGTTCGCGAAGGCCCAGCGCAACATGTGGCCGCACGGGAAGCAGCCGTTCGGGTACCGCCTGGTGCGCGACGAGCGCGGCCGCTCGACGACCCTGGAGCCGCACCCGGACGACGCGCCGGTCTACCGGACCATCGTCGAGATGTCGCTGGCCGGTCACGGCGCGCAGGCCATCGCCGATCACCTCAACCAGCTCCAGGTGCCCAACATCCGCCCGATTGGTGTCGGCCGCCAGTCCTACGGCTGGGGCGGGACGCCGGTGCGGACCATCCTGTCCAACCCCCGGTATCTCGGCCGCATGGAATACACCGGCCCGGACGGGCAGACGACCACGGTGACCTACCCGCCGCTCATCACGCCGGAGCAGTGGCAGGCGGTGCAGGAGGGGACGGCCGACCGCTTGCGCCAGCGCTCGTCGCGCTCGGACTATCCGGCCCTGTTCGCGGGCCACCTGACGTGCTCTTCCTGCGGCAGCACCATGAGCCTGGAGGTGGACCGCCCGGTCGGCGCGCAGAAACGGTACGCCCGCTACGTCTGCCACTGGCACAACAAGCGCAAGGCGCGCGCGGCGCGCGGCCAGCCCCTGTGCTTAGGCGAGACGCGCTGGCGGGTCACGACGCTCGACGAGATGGGGTGGAGGTTCCTGGTCTACAACCTGACCCAGCCCGAGATCCTGCTGCAGCTGCTCGACGTGGGGGACCTGCCGTTGCCGGACTATTCTCGCCGCCTCGAGGAGATTGACGCCGAGATGGCGAAGGTGCTGGACATGAGCGTGCGCTTGGGCCTGCCGGAGTCGGTGGCCTTGCTGCGCCTGGTCCCGCTGCAGGAAGAGCGGGCGCGGCTTCAGGCGGTCGAGGCGCCGGTGCCGCGAGTGATCACGCCGGAGGACGCGGCGACCATGGCGCAGGGCTTTGCGGAGCGGCTGGCCAGGTTCGAGACCTTCGAGGAGCGGCGGAGTGCGCTGAGGCGTTGGCGGGTGCGCCTGTCGGTGGATATGGACGGGATTGCGGGGATTCAGCTGCGCCCAGGCGAGTAA
- a CDS encoding DUF2924 domain-containing protein: MNVEIGLETYKRLTLLLTQGEDYDALIGRLLDEREVREGPGDSSQEVSVWARHAMTFPVGTKLYASSKGKTYTATVQVDGLVIPEFPGEVFRSLSAAAIKVAGGNRNGRTFWKYRDSQGRLGSIERFSDYVSNS, translated from the coding sequence ATGAATGTTGAGATCGGTTTAGAGACCTATAAGAGGTTAACGCTACTGTTGACTCAGGGCGAGGATTATGACGCACTGATCGGCCGACTTCTGGACGAACGTGAAGTCCGCGAAGGCCCAGGGGACAGCTCGCAGGAAGTTTCCGTTTGGGCTAGGCACGCCATGACTTTCCCCGTCGGCACAAAGCTGTATGCCTCTTCAAAGGGCAAAACGTACACGGCGACTGTGCAGGTTGACGGGCTCGTCATTCCAGAATTTCCAGGTGAGGTATTCCGTTCGCTTTCGGCGGCAGCAATCAAAGTTGCCGGGGGAAATCGAAATGGCCGCACCTTCTGGAAATATCGGGATTCTCAGGGACGGCTCGGCAGTATCGAAAGATTCTCCGATTACGTCTCGAACAGTTAG
- a CDS encoding ATP-binding cassette domain-containing protein, producing the protein MTTPTPDAAVHVRDLNKTYTVHEKDSGFMGSLRSFVRRRTREVGAVRGVSFDLAPGEVVGFLGPNGAGKTTTLKMLSGLLHPTSGTARVAGFEPRRREAAFLRQITLVMGQKQQLMWDLPAQDSFLVNQAIYEIPEDQYRATMREFTDVLGLSGILNKQVRKLSLGERMKCELAAALLHRPRVLFLDEPTIGLDVNMQEAVRAFVRDYNERYNATVILTSHYMADVTALARRVLVIDAGELVFDGDLAGLVERGSGGKTIRLQLRRPAGAEELARYGTVVSSDGLSAELTVPRAEVSARAARLLTELDVADLTVEDPPIEAVMAELFGHQERANVRREAGVPGD; encoded by the coding sequence ATGACCACCCCCACCCCGGACGCGGCCGTCCACGTCCGCGACCTCAACAAGACATACACCGTTCACGAGAAGGACTCCGGATTCATGGGCAGCCTCAGGTCCTTCGTGCGCCGCCGCACCCGTGAGGTCGGGGCGGTGCGCGGCGTGTCCTTCGACCTCGCGCCCGGCGAGGTGGTGGGCTTTCTGGGCCCCAACGGCGCGGGCAAGACGACCACCCTCAAGATGCTTTCGGGGCTGCTGCACCCCACATCCGGCACGGCGCGGGTGGCGGGGTTCGAGCCGCGGCGCCGCGAGGCCGCGTTCCTGCGCCAGATCACGCTGGTGATGGGGCAAAAGCAGCAGCTCATGTGGGACCTGCCTGCCCAGGATTCCTTTCTGGTCAACCAGGCCATCTACGAGATTCCCGAGGACCAGTACCGGGCGACCATGCGCGAGTTCACCGACGTGCTGGGTCTGTCGGGCATCCTGAACAAGCAGGTGCGCAAGCTGTCGCTGGGCGAGCGGATGAAGTGCGAACTCGCCGCCGCGCTGCTGCACCGCCCGCGCGTGCTGTTTCTCGACGAGCCGACCATCGGCCTGGACGTGAACATGCAGGAAGCCGTGCGCGCGTTCGTGCGCGACTACAACGAACGGTACAACGCGACCGTCATCCTCACGAGCCACTACATGGCCGACGTGACGGCGCTGGCCCGCCGGGTGCTGGTGATCGACGCGGGCGAGCTGGTCTTCGACGGCGACCTCGCCGGGCTGGTCGAGCGCGGCTCGGGCGGCAAGACCATCCGGCTGCAACTGCGCCGCCCGGCCGGGGCCGAGGAACTCGCGCGCTACGGTACGGTCGTATCCAGTGACGGCCTGAGCGCCGAACTGACCGTGCCGCGCGCCGAGGTGAGCGCGCGCGCCGCCCGCCTCCTGACCGAGCTGGACGTGGCCGACCTCACGGTCGAGGACCCGCCCATCGAGGCCGTGATGGCCGAGCTGTTCGGCCATCAGGAGCGGGCGAACGTCCGGCGGGAAGCGGGGGTTCCAGGTGACTGA